From Sulfitobacter pacificus, one genomic window encodes:
- a CDS encoding GntR family transcriptional regulator, protein MKNSSNTVVDHLRTQILDGAISPDQPIRQDLIAEELAVSRTPVRQALHQLAGEGLVTYDANRGARAAPILATDVRDLFDMRLALEQIALAAAFQSHDKRVWAEAEMALDRAEQTTDALLLGQENAAFHMALYAPCERDLLLNTISGLTKRGVRSEIIALSIGTRSDQSDAEHHALLAACRTGKLENAQNILTAHLVSARDDTLAVLKS, encoded by the coding sequence ATGAAAAACTCATCCAATACAGTTGTCGACCATCTACGTACCCAAATCTTAGATGGTGCAATATCTCCTGATCAGCCGATCCGGCAAGATTTGATCGCGGAAGAACTCGCGGTGTCACGCACACCCGTGCGGCAAGCGCTTCATCAGCTCGCGGGTGAGGGGCTTGTCACTTACGACGCGAATCGCGGAGCGCGTGCGGCACCTATTCTTGCTACCGATGTTCGAGACCTGTTCGATATGCGACTAGCCTTGGAACAGATCGCGTTAGCGGCAGCGTTTCAAAGTCACGACAAACGTGTTTGGGCCGAGGCAGAAATGGCACTCGATCGTGCTGAACAGACAACCGATGCGCTTTTGCTTGGCCAGGAAAACGCGGCGTTTCACATGGCGCTTTACGCGCCATGTGAAAGAGATCTGCTGTTGAATACAATTTCTGGCCTTACCAAACGAGGGGTGCGGTCAGAAATTATCGCCCTTTCCATCGGCACACGCTCGGATCAATCCGACGCTGAACACCATGCTTTGCTGGCGGCTTGCCGAACAGGAAAACTTGAAAATGCTCAAAACATATTGACGGCCCATCTCGTCTCAGCCCGAGACGACACGCTTGCCGTGCTAAAGTCGTAA